A single Plasmodium malariae genome assembly, chromosome: 6 DNA region contains:
- the PmUG01_06010100 gene encoding conserved Plasmodium protein, unknown function yields MENFLKEKNRVLKVIKSEVDLCRYTDIYKNSNNHNIYNIYLNIYNEYKKIGGEEDDTANFESYKRKKYNNLRKIEKKIKRIIEKKEVHNNKDDKSIKKSIDLLIYPCIYEINKNENYFTSSCCSGRTVIFGEVGKNDEHSENSLIDFESGKKLDKCDIDKNSFKKEKICTNEIFLSYLKQNFIINRKEQTKKHSSDNEKCRYKWKGKNVNDHHSLCDCKGTKMHKKKVHIYYSCHMHQNLKHDANKIRKILIKKIFPNDVVGPFPHKDIDQTECTSPGKGKKYTNTCSTICSKVCRKEYKNVRNSMNSFTDSEKLKLFHREEKKKPSINVYIKFEPFIIHIKCINLLHALKLLKVAQYSGLKQSGILNFNKYVIVAIRGSMRLEHFLGNDHTIEKRKIVQLISICNDKMTKNLLQLVHFYNCYKEMYVENKCSFNYNRHIFFSKCELCHHERGKKNLACAGEEKKKKKKNSLNEVETTASIHVDMNYENNKEDIKKKRKKETNLSKYDVSISDEGYIINKNLNCGEKELLQWKILSSKWHVQNFFVWGHDMFMHKNKIYIFGGFSKGVRNNKLKIYDIGSKELMVYDTVLPSLVYHTFVHLDENYAFIFGGRKSPRSCTNELWLYNIKSNSWILAKIGHNVSGGKVSRRSGLLMMGNHDTTDEVPCSRFRHSCVFVKRIKKKKKKETNSNGNNNSDYTRGNSIYIFYTYGGITDVNEVLNDMWEGKITVNEDTSSAFVRWKKKNCSNCPNCSSGKKAALFIKNNSMIYNRRKKVIYLIGGYYSEMKESEGAHENHVCKSSSMNGNKYGNCLVDVIMRCEGNMNFLYTYDIKKNIFFFIKCEGDEKHFYPLSRFSHCSCLVDHNFFLLIGGINIHRTINDIWLFYMKENKWYYVGNFPFLCMYVRAKIVCNNYMVYLIGGGLTVFTFGSFFDLPIYADFRNVVMKFVKKDGNIEADGARVDHNVSASEDGPFRVIEDVHGEYSFPPGVEKKTEEDEKNGESGANRKGSTTGSGKGNREEGMGSRSKSSNRSRSSNRSRSSNRSRRSNRSRSSSRGNSFSSEERLTAYIARNDEVQLSRSYAFSQTGVKKEKTNGMVGVNYKKLKDGILPSEQLYIVVKDKRRVKEIKMFLEDINNFDKSRKIYFSGQGNAHNLSVEGFFIPIKKKFELLRNYEYVKEKLLADKTCVCREGEFLYIQLNIKREKRKVSLKNKLKEMFENFVDDRIKGYINSSERELILRAHTKYEVIGSILIFHHENLKPVVRLYEAYKKMKMKMRMRMRMMQMNKKCEKKSKRVPRRRDKMKFNHLTLQMKWYECKYFVKEVENFWVGIKNIFNDCNGERVQRNEEKKKKKKKKKNHFLWLKRNNNTFNKFIHVMKKKKHGLRGSLGGVRCMQRGIVSNCGVKYRHHVLVSTIARWSYEKKGALINFSTVKKEQVAKKEELVKDTNEVKDTNEVKDTNEVKDTNEVKVTNEVKVTNEVNITNEVNVTNVVGKTRRENKIKSIAVYERVEGALRKNKIRLVHGTSLETIHTENNVLYKLDLSKCMFCSGNGSEKQRMKNIYLSGNNNLKKENVVDLFCGVGYFTLPLLKFIGDEKINNYYACDINEDSLELLKESIKINNIKKKNLYIIKQNSFLISNNVNIVRKCHRILLGLLPQSTEAWTNAFQLLDDKEGGVLHIHGLGENKFNDNFAFTVRTYDYIRTREEEVNINCIPDLYLSESGKNYESITCEQEGSLRYLNQVNLDKCNCMFEEYNEKGKKQLYLSNNIPVSLKFAQYVLLEIFKIALKDYYTNKTNWEIAISNVVRVKSYAPHIYHYVVDIRCTPLFF; encoded by the coding sequence atggaaaattttttaaaggaaaaaaatagagtGTTAAAGGTTATTAAGTCTGAAGTTGATTTGTGTAGATACAcagatatttataaaaatagtaacaaccataatatatacaacatatatttgaatatatacaatgaGTATAAGAAAATTGGTGGGGAGGAGGATGACACAGCTAATTTTGAAAgctataaaagaaaaaaatataacaacttgagaaaaatagaaaaaaaaataaaaagaataatagaaaaaaaagaagtacataataataaagatgaTAAATCTATTAAGAAAAGTATTGATCTGCTGATTTATCCATGTATTTAtgaaattaacaaaaatgaaaattacttCACAAGTTCCTGTTGTTCAGGTAGAACTGTAATATTTGGTGAAGTTGGAAAAAATGACGAACATTCTGAAAATAGTCTTATCGATTTTGAGTCAGGTAAAAAATTAGACAAATGTgatattgataaaaatagttttaaaaaagaaaagatttgcacaaatgaaatattcctttcttatttaaaacaaaattttataataaatagaaaagaaCAAACAAAGAAACACTCTTCTGATAATGAGAAGTGTCGTTATAAATGGAAaggtaaaaatgtaaatgatCATCATTCCTTATGTGATTGTAAAGGAACAAAAATGCACAAAAAAAAGgtccatatatattattcgtGTCATATGCATCAAAACTTGAAGCATGATGCAAATAAGATacgaaaaattttaataaaaaaaatatttccaaaTGATGTAGTTGGTCCTTTCCCTCATAAGGATATTGATCAGACTGAATGTACAAGTccaggaaaaggaaaaaaatacacaaatacTTGCAGTACAATATGCAGTAAAGTATGCAGAAAAGAATACAAAAATGTACGCAACTCGATGAATAGCTTTACGGATAGCGAGAAATTAAAACTATTCCATAGAGAGGAGAAGAAAAAACCAAgcataaatgtttatataaaattcgAACCATTTATCATTCATATTAAATgcattaatttattacatgCATTGAAATTGTTAAAAGTAGCTCAGTATTCTGGTTTAAAACAAAGCGGAATATTGAACTTTAATAAGTACGTAATCGTTGCAATTAGGGGATCAATGAGGTTAGAGCACTTTTTAGGGAATGACCATACaatagaaaaaaggaaaatagtTCAATTAATTAGTATATGTAATGATAAAATGACCAAAAATTTATTGCAATTggttcatttttataattgctACAAAGAAATGTACGTAGAAAATAAGTGCTCATTCAATTATAACcgtcatatttttttttccaaatgtGAACTTTGTCATCATGagagggggaaaaaaaaccTTGCATGTGCAggtgaagaaaaaaaaaaaaaaaaaaaaaattcgcTTAATGAGGTGGAAACTACTGCCTCAATACATGTAGATATGAATTATGAGAATAATAAAGaggatataaaaaagaagagaaaaaaagaaacaaatttAAGTAAGTATGATGTATCTATTTCAGATGAaggttatataataaataaaaatttaaattgcGGAGAAAAGGAATTATTGCAATGGAAAATTCTTTCCAGTAAATGGCATGTGCAGAATTTTTTTGTGTGGGGACATGACATGTTCAtgcacaaaaataaaatttatatatttggaGGTTTTTCAAAAGGTGTGCGAAATAACAAGTTGAAAATTTACGATATAGGAAGTAAAGAATTGATGGTATATGACACTGTATTACCGTCATTGGTATATCACACATTTGTACATTTGGATGAAAATTATGCCTTTATATTTGGAGGAAGGAAAAGCCCGCGGAGTTGCACAAACGAACTGTGGTTATATAACATCAAAAGTAATTCGTGGATACTGGCCAAAATTGGGCATAATGTAAGTGGTGGTAAAGTTAGCCGTCGCTCAGGTTTACTAATGATGGGAAACCATGACACAACGGATGAGGTTCCTTGTAGCCGATTTCGACATTCATGTGTATTTGTGAAaagaattaagaaaaaaaaaaaaaaagaaactaaCAGTAACGGTAACAATAATAGCGATTACACTCGTGGTAATagcatttacatattttatacatatggtGGTATAACGGATGTGAATGAAGTATTAAACGATATGTGGGAGGGTAAAATAACTGTAAATGAAGACACTAGCAGTGCTTTTGTTAGgtggaaaaagaaaaattgctCAAATTGTCCAAATTGCTCAAGCGGTAAAAAAGCGGCCctctttattaaaaataattcgatgatatataatagaaGGAAGAAGGTTATTTACCTTATTGGGGGGTATTACAGCGAAATGAAGGAGAGTGAAGGAGCTCATGAAAATCATGTGTGTAAAAGTAGTAGTATGAATGGGAATAAATATGGAAACTGTCTAGTTGATGTCATAATGAGATGTGAAggaaatatgaattttttatacacatatgatataaaaaaaaatatatttttttttattaaatgtgaAGGAGATGAAAAGCATTTCTACCCGTTAAGCAGATTTTCTCATTGTTCTTGTCTAGTTGaccacaatttttttttactaatagGAGGAATAAACATCCACAGAACAATAAATGATATTTGGTTGTTCTACatgaaagaaaataaatggtATTACGTAGGAAATTTTCCCTttctatgtatgtatgtaaggGCAAAAATTGTTTGTAACAACTATATGGTGTATTTAATTGGAGGTGGTTTGACGGTTTTCACGTTTGGAAGCTTCTTCGACTTGCCTATATATGCCGATTTCAGGAATGTCGTTAtgaaatttgttaaaaaggATGGAAATATAGAGGCAGATGGTGCCAGAGTGGACCACAATGTTAGCGCTAGTGAGGACGGCCCTTTCAGGGTCATTGAGGACGTGCATGGGGAGTACTCCTTTCCCCCTGGAGTGGAAAAGAAGACTGAAGAAGACGAAAAAAATGGTGAAAGTGGTGCAAATAGGAAAGGAAGCACTACGGGATCAGGGAAAGGAAACAGGGAAGAGGGGATGGGGAGTAGAAGTAAAAGCAGTAACAGAAGTAGAAGCAGTAACAGAAGTAGAAGCAGTAACAGAAGTAGAAGAAGTAACAGAAGTAGAAGCAGTAGCAGGGGAAACAGTTTTTCCAGTGAAGAACGCTTAACTGCTTACATAGCTCGTAATGATGAAGTGCAGTTAAGCAGATCTTACGCTTTTTCTCAAACGGGggtgaaaaaggaaaaaactaATGGTATGGTTGGAgtgaattacaaaaaattaaaagatggAATTTTACCCAGTGAACAGCTGTACATAGTTGTAAAGGATAAAAGGCGcgtaaaagaaataaaaatgtttttagaagatataaacaattttgataaatctcgaaaaatttatttctcaGGGCAGGGGAATGCACATAATTTGAGCGTAGAAGGTTTTTTTATaccaattaaaaaaaaatttgagttgttaagaaattatgaatatGTTAAGGAGAAGTTACTTGCGGATAAAACTTGTGTGTGTAGAGAAGGGGAATTTTTGTACATACAGTTGAATATTAAAAGAGAGAAACGAAAGGTCAGCttgaaaaataaactaaAGGAGATGTTCGAAAATTTTGTAGATGATAGGATAAAAGGTTATATAAACAGTTCGGAAAGGGAATTAATATTAAGAGCTCACACTAAGTATGAAGTTATAGGGAGCATTCTAATATTTCACCATGAGAACTTAAAACCGGTAGTTAGGTTGTATGAAGCGTATAAGAAGATGAAGATGAAGATGAGGATGAGGATGAGGATGATGCAGATGAATAAAAAGTGTGAGAAAAAAAGTAAGCGGGTACCCCGCAGACGTGATAAAATGAAGTTCAATCATTTGACCTTACAAATGAAATGGTATGAAtgcaaatattttgtaaaagaaGTTGAAAATTTTTGGGTTGGTATaaagaacatttttaatgattGCAATGGAGAAAGAGTTCAAAGGaacgaagaaaaaaaaaaaaaaaaaaaaaaaaaaaaaaatcatttccTATggttaaaaagaaataataatactttcaacaaatttatacatgtaatgaaaaaaaaaaaacatggaTTGAGAGGATCCTTGGGGGGTGTCAGATGTATGCAAAGAGGTATAGTATCAAACTGTGGGGTGAAGTATAGGCACCATGTACTCGTGTCGACGATTGCGAGGTGGTCGTATGAGAAGAAGGGGGCACTGATAAATTTTTCTACTGTTAAAAAGGAGCAAGTGgcaaaaaaggaagaattgGTAAAAGATACAAACGAGGTAAAAGATACAAACGAGGTAAAAGACACAAACGAGGTAAAAGATACAAACGAGGTAAAGGTTACAAACGAGGTAAAGGTTACAAACGAGGTAAATATTACAAACGAGGTAAATGTTACCAACGTAGTGGGAAAAACGCGTAGGGAGAACAAGATAAAATCTATCGCAGTGTACGAAAGAGTTGAGGGCGCGCTTCGAAAGAACAAAATACGGTTGGTACACGGGACAAGCTTAGAAACTATACATACAGAAAACAATGTTTTATACAAATTAGATCTAAGTAAATGTATGTTTTGTTCAGGGAATGGTTCAGAGAAGCAgagaatgaaaaatatatacttaagtggaaataataatttgaaaaaagaaaatgttgTTGATTTATTTTGTGGTGTAGGGTATTTTACACTCCCTTTGTTAAAGTTCATTGGAGATGAGaagataaataattattatgcaTGTGATATTAATGAAGATTCTTTAGAATTGTTAAAAGAGTCTATAAAAAtcaataacataaaaaaaaagaatttatatataataaaacaaaactcctttttaatatcaaataatgtaaatatagtAAGGAAATGTCATCGTATTTTATTAGGTTTATTACCACAGAGTACAGAAGCATGGACCAATGCATTTCAGCTACTTGATGATAAAGAGGGAGGGGTACTACATATTCACGGTTTAGGAGAAAACAAgtttaatgataattttgCATTTACTGTTCGTACATATGATTACATACGTACCAGGGAAGAAgaa